The following are encoded together in the Bactrocera neohumeralis isolate Rockhampton chromosome 6, APGP_CSIRO_Bneo_wtdbg2-racon-allhic-juicebox.fasta_v2, whole genome shotgun sequence genome:
- the LOC126762191 gene encoding transmembrane protein 182, with protein MQKSSHIARQDSQEQLPTTHYKVVVPSMKRRTLAGTCGVGVFVIAFVAIVISFATPNWLASDDRITGAKLNRLGLWVHCFRSLPDVNDDSQRRFFVGCRWVYDPFTTGYDEIRGFLLPAFMIATQFFYTLAFIGALVSCVGVLVFFLCAGPDQKHFVTLIKLIGYVMLGTGVSAAIAVIVFACFGNRNGWMPEHANNWFGWSFVLACVGTVFSLVTGILFLTEQNVQAKKRKQFKESQTRFELVQGKA; from the coding sequence ATGCAAAAATCTTCGCATATCGCACGCCAGGACTCACAAGAACAATTGCCGACCACACACTACAAAGTAGTTGTACCATCAATGAAGCGTCGTACATTGGCAGGCACCTGTGGCGTTGGTGTGTTTGTGATTGCATTCGTTGCGATTGTCATCTCATTCGCCACACCCAATTGGCTGGCAAGTGATGACCGGATAACTGGTGCTAAACTGAATCGTCTAGGATTATGGGTACATTGTTTTCGATCACTACCCGATGTGAATGACGATAGTCAACGCCGTTTCTTCGTCGGCTGTCGCTGGGTGTATGACCCCTTCACAACGGGTTACGATGAGATTCGAGGATTTTTACTGCCTGCATTCATGATTGCAACACAATTTTTCTACACACTTGCATTTATTGGAGCGCTAGTATCATGCGTAGGCGTCTTGGTATTCTTCCTCTGCGCTGGACCGGACCAAAAACACTTTGTAACTCTTATAAAGTTAATAGGGTATGTAATGTTGGGCACAGGTGTGAGTGCAGCTATTGCTGTaattgtttttgcttgttttgGAAATCGTAATGGCTGGATGCCGGAACACGCCAACAATTGGTTCGGTTGGTCATTTGTGTTAGCGTGCGTTGGAACAGTATTTTCTTTAGTGACAGGAATTCTATTCCTTACGGAACAAAACGTACAAGCGAAAAAGCGCAAACAATTCAAAGAATCTCAAACACGTTTTGAGTTAGTGCAAGGCAAAGCCTAG